TGTATTATGCTATTTCAGTCTCATTATAGTTATACATATGCCAATTATAATTTGATGATTAGTAGGAATAAATAGATTTTCAAGTATCATCATAGTAGGCTTTCTCAACACATGAGGTTCCTTCCCTAAATCTATGCTACATTTAGCTGGTAATAAGGGAGCTTTGGTCAATGAAAACCTTCCcgacatttggattgctctgcccatgagAAGGAAGTTGGGAAAATAAGATGTTTGCATTAGGTTCTCAGTCAACGTTTTTCATAGCTGGCTTGCCTCTGGCAAAGTAAGCAAAGAACAAATAGAGACAAAGACCTGCATTAAATCTGTTCGTATCTTTCATGTTTTGGGTTATATTGGGATTCCATCATGTGTTCCCTTCCAGAGGGCAGAACGGCATATCACATTGGAAACTCAGCATGATTAACTATGATTAAGGTATTGATACATCCTTTATATGAACGATGGGTTGGATTCAGCATAGTACTAAGGCACATGTTCAGTCAGcccaaggatttttccttgcacaatggaatgtgctcctctcctcccccctcacaCCCCCTAAattgttctggggttttccctaACCCTCTtgggcagatttggggatggtgcgggcatgcaggaggagaaggggaaagtcctgttgtgcaagcagaagtctttcCGCTcaagcaatttattttatttttatttatttattgcacttgtataccgccccatagccgaagctctctgggcggtttacagcaatcaaaaacattaaaacaaatacacaattttaaaacatattttaaaaacaatttaaaacacaaattttaaattcaaaacaatataaaaacaatttaaaaacacatgctaaaatgcttgggagaagaggaaagtcttgacctggcgccgaaaagataacagtgttggcgccaggcacacctcgttagggagatcattccataatttgggggccaccactgagaaggccctctcccttgttgccaccctccgagcttcccttggagtaggcacccagaggatggCCTTTGATCTtcaacgtagtgtatgggtgggtttgtatcaggagaggcgttccatcaggtactgtggtcccaagccgtgtaaggctttataggtcaaaaccagcaccttgaatcgagctcggaaacatacaggcagccaatgcaatccaATTATTTAGTTGACTGTTATCCCATCGTTTTAAAGCATTTATTCCTCAAAtttttatcactaatatcttctcATCCTAACAGATTTAGATTATCTTGAGAATATTATGAATAAAGATAAGACATCGTGTCCTTTCAAGAAAAACCAAAGGGAGGCTTCTGTAAGCAAAGCCCTCTGCACAACTAATTCTGTTACTTCAGAATTGACCTGTGGATCATGTGCTGCTGACTGTGGAGAAACAGCAGCTGAAGGAAAAGTAGGCAAAAATATATTTGATAAAATACAGACAAGGATAGAAACAAACTCCTTAAATAGTTACTGTTCCTTGATGGAAGAACACAAGATGCTCTTAGAAAGCACTGCAGCTTTAGATTGTTCTATTCCAGATACAGATCATTGGACAAAGCTCAATGAGCATCTAGATGGAAGTGTTGAAAATGAATTTATTtctgaaataaatgaaaatatcaaCAATACACCTCCTGAGAGAACTCTCTCTGTAAATGAAGCACTTAGTGAAGAGTCCAAAGTTCAGTATAATGCTGCTAGTGAGAAAACGTCAAATAGCTGTTCGAAGGTTGAAATTAATCCTACCTTGTTACAAAAGTTAGAGAATAATTACACATCCTTCCAGAACGACGGTTTTGATAAATGTAGTGACATTTGTAAAGCAGAAGAAACACCAAGTCAGAGCTCCAgttacataacctccaatattattttatgtaaacagATTAATACTTATCCTGAAGAAATGCATAGTGCTAGTGCATGCAAAAATAACAGATGCTGTGAGCAAAGCAGTACATGCAGCACACCGGAGAAAACTCCACCTTCACTTGCTTTTTCATATAACAATTTAGGTATAAATACTCTTATTACCACTGGTGGAAACATCAATAATCTGCCTCAAGTAAGGAATTTTAATTTAAGTGCTGAAAACTCTAAAtctaaagataaaaatgaaacacCAACCAATCAATCAGATAAGGACAATTCTAGACTGAGAGAAATGATAGAAAAGACGCCTGAGAGTACAAACAAGGTTTTGTCTCTTAGCACTGAAAATGTCCGTGAATCTCAGACTGAAGATCTGAAAGCTAACAAAGTTACCAGAGATAAACAAAAAGAATTCCATATGTCCAGAACTACAGGGGAACAATTTTTTGTAGTTTGTGAGAAAGAGAACATATTATTAAAAGAATGGGAAGGGCCATTAAGTAGGCCAGCTACAGTGGAAATGGTTGTGGAAGGCAGCACAGAAGAACCATGTTCTTTACCGATAAAGACAACACAAGATGTAATAAACAGAAGTGGACAGTCACTCCTTCACCTTCCAACTACGGATAAACCCCTCCCCAAAACTACAGCAAACTTAAAATTACCAAGAGTATGTCAAGGTGAAATTCAAACAATGTGCAATTCCAAAATGCCTCTCTCTTTGAAAGAAAAGCTATTTTCACAAGAAGTAAAAAATGCCCATAGATCATTTGAAGTTGCTCAGATGAATATGCATGCTGTTGTAAGAGAAGAAACACTAGGTAAGAAATTATTTAACtatgttagatccaaacccaacacgcaagctgtcctgttaccccagcttacttattacaccccgggagagtgcggagctgagtaataaatgaacccactatcagagatcaaacaacacaaaacaaagcctttgcaaaggggacccaatacttacaagccaaagcaggtgagcatgggaaccgcgtttattgatagatgggggtttatataggtttaccccgaaatttacagtatcatgttcacgtcataaaacataaagaaacaattgctaactgccctagctttaggacgtatgtgagaaacaaaaggggtacaggagaagaacaaaagtggaaacattgcactgtcaacttgtctacatatttcacatgtccttgagataagcactatgcaggaacggacaaaggcgcatgggaagaggaggttcaattgcaaccgggcgccctctaacttaaacacagacatggtatcatttcgtcttgcatatcaaaagggagggatacagctcgagagctatgagggacaataaagcagtctttgacatttctgtgtgaaacatttagacagtaataagcaaagccataagcatatatacggtatgaaatacatagtaggggagtctccagcgtaatccggcttttattatgtgagccactggaatgttggtaagggtcaggtcacaaggaaataaatctacattttataccgaaagtcagataaatgccactctggttctatttctcatgaagcctaagctggtttaggtaagaccagtgaattatagttttattaacacaggggtttcaatttgaacacaacaatcccccctttcagccctgagagactagttagtctctcaggtagctgcatcaccttgtttggattgccaagccggtctcaaagccaattccatgtaagttggctgtggttttttgaaaagggacactgtgagtcggttcaggcaggcagaggccagttgcattaaattgggaatacattgtacacagcaacaaactgaaattaacaaggcacctattacaacaatataaaataagatcttatgccaACTGGGCCAGGCTGAAAACCAATTGGAGAAGCTCGAGAACAAGGAAAAATTTTCTATGTGCTCTACTTCGTGATATATATTTCCGATGTCATTAATGTGTTTTATGACGTCAGCCTTACTGTCTGTtatgtgggtacaacattcgctccctatcagcgaacagacccccccgtgggagctcaataaaaagtccaaggcgagccggttctggagaactacagttctaatttgcccttgttcgttggtgagatccgaaaaggcaatggccgaatcattcataaaacgctcaaaagcttgagacaattctatgagctcctggtatgttttggctgcgccatactgtggaaagaaacctctcagcactgcctcccctgtgcttcTTTTGTTACGACGACGCAGAGTAGGCAATGTGGAGGAAACCCGGAGTCCTGGAACTACCCTTCCCAAAGTACAGGTCCAGGAGCCCGTTACTGgtaatttccttaccgctgagtgcccacaaagccaccagagtccagctggggtttgatgatccactagatctgtaaggaaaggtactaaatggtggtccgcaaaagtcaggtgtagcaaatgctgccaaatagaaagccacgttaaacccgctgcttttcgtgtttcatttataaaagaccaattacctggttttgtagagtaaattaagccatcgcataacatccctcccgctggctggcttccgctgcctacgcatactgatctagcgatgggcccactaagaaccaaccccccttctagttcctgtgagctggaatgtgaggcgaaggagagatagtcatttaacggcaatggggcccccgtcaaggggactcccgcctgtccgtgcggtggggtgtgtgcacaaacataacaggtgcccttttccggagctgtttcttccattaaggcaacaaaagtaTTTCCGTCCCATCCATCGCCTCTTTTAGTGTTTCTATGTTTGAGCCCGCCCCATGTTTTCCTGGTTTGTGTAGCTTGTGTCACCTTGTCTTGTATGGGTTTCTGAGCGCCCAGTTTATCTCTTAGCCATGCATAACATGATGGTTCTCCAATACCTACACAAAACTTTGGTCTTTCTGCTATCTTGGGCTGGGTTGttccatatttaacctggaaagtaagcatgttatattctgaacttatagatgttatgtctacctctggagggcagccgtaattaggcatatgtcgatattgccagcatcgaagtgcaagtctaataggccattcgatttcagcctgggtgcaatgcgttacccagcggccagtataattatgttgcaagataacggctgttttatgacacaaccgtcccgctatgtcagccttcactatcccttcctttatctgatttacatcgtaaagaaaagggtctgggcaatcccgtgtttttgggattgttcgtccaaagtctttcaggtagtaataatcattatcattgcatatcttcacgtttggggggcagcaaaggggtaaggcatatcgagctaacacagtcatcccccataagtaaatagacatcctttctgtttgttggagcatttctgtgttgatgtcttattcaatgtctgcgttctggaaagggaattgtgccgcctgccactggccggtttcttcgttcctctgcaaccgtATCTTGGGGACCTGGGGTGGTGGCGGTGTCGTTACTACagctggctttacgtgggaatgatgtatccacgactttcgtccttctaggaaaacagcagcttgtgtagtcaacaggacttgatgtggtcccgtgtatcttggctgcaaggaatcgcccctcacgaatttctttgcccaaacaaagtccccggggttgtatggatgcacctggtcctcaaggggtaccgtcttagtggatccggcagttttccacagttcccggagcctggtctgcaaagaaagatactgggatacagttatgtgatccccccccaatagtgaaacctccacatttggcaagcaccccccttttgtgggaggcctgccatatactaattcgaacggtgaaagccctaacgcccgggtagggcgggtacgcaaatggaaaagaacgagagggagtacctgaggccaccttaagcctgtttcctgagtatacttagccaacgctgtcttaatttcccggttctgtctttcCGTTGCTCCGGATGATTGCggatggtaagcggtatggaacacatgtttaattcccagaccttcttcaatttttgtcaaaatctgtcctgtaaagtgtgttcctcggtctgagtctattacctctggaattccgaaccgcggtattacttctttcagtaatattttggccaccgttgttgccgtagcgtttgtggttgggaatgcctctacccatgctgttagagggcataccatgactagaagatgtttctttccttccgccttagggagatcaacgaagtcgatttggagctgagtaaaaggtgcagccggcacgggtctacccccttgtggggccctgtttggtaaagctggtccgttggcttggcaaatgtggcatgctttcactattgcgccGCATACGGGTTGGATTCCAGGGGCATACCAGAAACGTGTGATCGAATCTGATAAGGCAAGTATGCCGTAATGGCctccatggtcatggaaccattttgctgctgcgtgATACAATGCTCTGGGTAGACATGCTCGGCCGTCCGGCATGGTCCATAGTtgttgtttcaggatcgctcctagttcagtccattgcttcacttcctgtgagggtattgaaacagatacaggcgggacaaaagcagtggtcactagtgccagagttggcatactcataggtaataatgctgcgtggcgtgcagtctggtcagccagggcatttcccaaagtcactgggttctgttccttagtatgtgccttgcaatgcaccactgctagctgtaagggatcaagaatagtttgtaacagtttttgcacaagctccaagtgttggataggcttgccccctgcagttgtaaaccccctgtatttccacagatgaatgtgacagtgtataactccaaaagcatatctgctgtcggtaaaaatagtcactttcttacctgctgacaattgacatgctctggccagcgcataaatctctgctgcttgcgctccccatcgtcctgggagggctgtcgcctccaccacctcccactgtgttgttatcgcaaatcctgtatatcttaccccattttggtaataggagctgccatctgtaaacagtataatatccgattctggcaatggctcatcagacaagtctggtctgatctgtaaggtagattgtaagacttgcacacagtcatgctccgggaggggcaggggtaaatcgggtaagagtgtggctggatttaatggtccacagcgttcaaatctgacatttggatcctctagcagctctgcttccagctgttgctgtctttgTGCTGAAAACACCTGTGTGGTACCCTTTCGCAGCAAAGCCGAAAGGGCATGGGAGGTCCATACAGTGGTGGAGTGTCCGAGGGTCAGTCCTTTCACTTTGGTTAGCAACAAGGCTGCCGCAGTCAGTGTGCGCgtgcatgtgggggtcccacGAGCTACATTGTCAATCTGTTGAGAGTAAAATGCCACTGGGAAATGGCTGGGACCGTATAATTGTGTCAGAACTCCACTGGCCACCCCACATCTCTCATGTACAAACAGATTAAAAGGTTTCCCATAATTTGGCGGTTTCAGGGACATGGACGTGGCTACGCTTTGCTTTAATAATTCAAACGCCTTCtcgttgtcccggctccattgtatcagatCAGGAGCCTTGCTTGCAGTAAGCGCATATAGTGgcttgctcaattctccacatgatggcagccacggtctacagaacccaatcagtcccagaaaCCCTCTTAACTGCCTTTTTGTTCTTGGAAGGGGGCAGTTTTGTATGGTAGAAATACGCCCCGGGtccatttgtcgcccctctggcgttaaGATAAACCCCAAGTATTTGACTCTTTCTGATAGCCACTGGATCTTCTTCGGGTCTATTttgtgaccccttgaatgcaagtataacagaaaagccttaccgtcttctcgcagcgccccctggtgcttgttggtaatcaaaatatcatcaacGTACAGAACAAGCACGGAACCTCTTTTTGGGGTGAACCCTTCGAGATCGTCCCTCAGGcattggctaaacaccccgggactatcgcggtatccctgtgggattcgggtccaaacgaaagagcgctggtcccattcgagtCCGAACAGAtattgcgaatctgggtggagaggaatgctaaaaaaggcatttttgagatcaatcacggtaaaccacttcgcgtcccatggaatctgactgataatTGTTAttggatctggaacaacagtgtgcaaagggatcacatacctgtttaccgccctcaagtcttggcaaaacctccaccggactggatctccgggtttctttggaggtttctttattggtagtattggcgtgttgcagggggtccgctgcggccggataactccttttgcaatgaagccttctattatggggcgtatgccttctcttgcttctaatgacagagggtactgggcaacgtttggtggcgggagggaTGTCTTTACCTGAATTCGAACGGGGCTTACTGATCGCAATAGTCCCACGTCTGTATCTTCCGTGCCCCACAAGTCAGATGGCAGGTCAGCAAGGTCTCCCGGTAAACCGTCTCCTGCATGTTTGTGTCTAAGTGTATTACCCGCAGGCACCCCTAATACACTCATCAGCAAGCCCACcccttcaggggtgcaggttaaggtagcctccagtttacacaacatgtcacgtcccattaaggaaatgggacaagaaacagagtagagaaaaacgtggttaaacattttatcattgtatttaacttgcaacggtagtgttgtgcacatgggcgtggggtttccatctacccccattgtcatttttacttctttactcaaccagTTTTCTGGCGCTGCATTAATCAGGGAGTATGTAGCTCCCGTATCTATCAGAAAGGTCACCGCTTGTCCCTGCACGTttagggacagtctgggttcttgagttgggagagagagagaaagaaacatccctgctaaagacatcagattcatcagaccggatcctgccccctccctttccacagttagtcattgttggtgtgctgggcgccctccgtactgatcccatgaagccggcgtctgttggacaacgggagggggtggaggtgggtaatccgcttgcgcacctgtgaaatctgtgtaagaagggttgttagaaatgtgttgcacgttccctgtcctccacggacagtctttcttgaaatgtgtgtactctccgcactgaaaacaagccctatctccttgccatggactcctcgtttgtcctcttcctctctgatttccggctctcggccccctcggaaaacctctgcctctacctcgaaatcctctatttggtggctggcctcttatagcaagagccagcatttcaaagtcctcttttttctccttcttccttcctttctccctgtccttatcccacacaaaatccgctacttccaatatcactgtcacagcttcccccccccatccgggtctgaaattcagaaaataatccctcaccgctggctgcgcttgatgaacgaaattggcaatgagggttgggtgatccaacacgttttctgggttcagatttgtatagctacgtgctccctctaacaagcgcgaccagaattttctgggaggttcactggcttcttgttttattgccatgaatttagcttggttggggggtttctgtgacatccgctccaagtgtgtcaacagcctatccctgtcggtctgcagctgggcgcggcgaggctgcgtccagtctcccgctacccacgCTGCAGCCATCCGTGcttggtccgaccaagctctatttcccgctgcctccgcagcccatgcagtctccaacgtccacaacctgctacgttcttcacctgtcagaacccttctcagcaaatgttccacatccgagtatgttggattgtggctttcgaacaacctgcccaacaactctctaattctccttggctgctcaccaaaagttccagccatcctactccattcctttaaatcccattccaaccagctctttagctcaactacttcggtacgctggatgccccctcgggcatctacgtacggctgatcatgtacaagtaatggcatctctaacgcttctgcctcctgccttttcttttcttttgttcgctggcgcgtgtccataccccctgaggcacccttctcctcttccctttcatctgtgtcatcatccgacacacatgaaagaaacctcttctccggagtgggatttctgctcccgggagctgggagcggatccggagcagaaggtattatagatcggctcaggaccgttcttttacttgacgtattgtcattaaaataagaaggag
This DNA window, taken from Rhineura floridana isolate rRhiFlo1 chromosome 2, rRhiFlo1.hap2, whole genome shotgun sequence, encodes the following:
- the LOC133377993 gene encoding coiled-coil domain-containing protein 73-like; translation: MAKSHNNLKNFMPLVYAPVEVDEDLIAEYLQKVRIDPPPPRQHAQPVSLINVDAKLFTVILLERLAEELKKVKADLIRSHVTCQQRMGDENLNLTAKEQELQELRQKNSMETELNIKITEENAHLKEEKQTLGRDNELQREKAKENEEKFLNLPNEYEKTQATWKSEAKERGYENQMQTSQKENKFTQTTKLVFNNLEQEEIGLKNPWFLDLDEIQTEQNNADIEDLDYLENIMNKDKTSCPFKKNQREASVSKALCTTNSVTSELTCGSCAADCGETAAEGKVGKNIFDKIQTRIETNSLNSYCSLMEEHKMLLESTAALDCSIPDTDHWTKLNEHLDGSVENEFISEINENINNTPPERTLSVNEALSEESKVQYNAASEKTSNSCSKVEINPTLLQKLENNYTSFQNDGFDKCSDICKAEETPSQSSSYITSNIILCKQINTYPEEMHSASACKNNRCCEQSSTCSTPEKTPPSLAFSYNNLGINTLITTGGNINNLPQVRNFNLSAENSKSKDKNETPTNQSDKDNSRLREMIEKTPESTNKVLSLSTENVRESQTEDLKANKVTRDKQKEFHMSRTTGEQFFVVCEKENILLKEWEGPLSRPATVEMVVEGSTEEPCSLPIKTTQDVINRSGQSLLHLPTTDKPLPKTTANLKLPRVCQGEIQTMCNSKMPLSLKEKLFSQEVKNAHRSFEVAQMNMHAVVREETLVSICSNSVADTLNTGSINLGPKRNPSEEWNAIAKTFYDPSFPTEHVTTECPSGQQQRASQPLSEVSAAILKDSSQNTGDKDWHLQNVFIKAQINNIEKFLYLERLCQPRKRKYEEDTEKTVTTDKAEV